From the genome of Corallococcus macrosporus DSM 14697:
GCCATCATGGCCAACGACTCCACGGTGAAGGCCGGGAGCTGGGGCGCCCGCACGGTGGAGAAGATCCTCCGCATCCAGGAGACGGCCCGCGACCTGCGCTGCCCGCTGTTCTATCTGGTGGACTCCGCCGGCGCCCGCATCACCGACCAGGTGGAGATGTTCCCCGGGCGCCGCGGCGCCGGCCGCATCTTCTACAACGAGGTGCACATGTCCGGCTTCGTGCCGCAGGTGTGCCTGCTCTTCGGGCCCTCCGCCGCCGGTGGCGCGTACATCCCCGCGTTCTGCGACCTGGTCATCATGGTGGAGGGCAACGCCTCCATGTACCTGGGCAGCCCGCGCATGGCGGAGATGGTCATCGGTGAGAAGGTGACGCTGGAGGAGATGGGCGGCGCGAAGATGCACTGCTCCATCTCCGGCGTTGGCGACGTGCTGGTGAAGACGGAGCAGGAGGCCATCGAGGCCGCGAAGAAGTACATCGGCTACTTCCCGGAGAACTTCTCCCAGGCGCCGCCGCGCGCCGAGCCCAAGGCCCCCAAGCCCGGCGGCAAGAAGGTGGCGGACATCGTCCCCGTCGACCAGAACAAGCCCTTCAACATGCACGAGCTCATCAACGAGCTCATCGACGAGGGGAGCTGGTTCGAGGTGAAGAAGCTCTTCGCCCAGGAGCTCGTCACGGGCCTGGCCCGCATCGACGGCCGCCCGGTGGGCATCGTCGCCAACCAGCCCAAGTACAAGGGCGGCGTGCTGTTCGTGGACAGCGCGGACAAGGCGGCCCGCTTCATCTGGCTGTGTGATGCCTTCAACATCCCGCTGCTCTACCTGGCGGACGTGCCGGGCTTCATGATCGGCACCAAGGTGGAGCGCGCGGGCATCATCCGCGCCGGCGCGAAGATGATCTCCGCCGTGTCCGAGGCCAGCGTGCCCCGCGTCTGCGTGGTGGTCCGCAAGGCCTACGGCGCTGGCCTCTACGCCATGAGCGGCCCCGGCTTCGCCCCGGACGCCACCATCGCGCTGCCCGGCGCGATGATCGCCGTGATGGGCCCGGAGGCGGCGGTGAACGCCGTCTACTACAACAAGATCCAGGAGCTGCCGGAGGCCGAGCGGCCGGCCTACGTCCAGAAGCTGCGCGACGAGTACAAGCAGGACGTGGACATCTACAAGCTGGCCAGCGAGTTGGTGATTGACGACATCGTGCCGGGTGACCGGCTGCGTCAAGACCTCATCCAGCGCTACGACGTGTATGCCCGGCGACACCAGCCCCGTGCGGAAAAGAAGCACGGTGTCTATCCGGTTTGAGTAGGTAGCGTTACCCCACCTCCAGGGCCCGGGCTGCGCCTGGGCCGTCTGCTATAGATCCTGCTGACACCATGGACTTTGACCTTCCTGAAAGCCATCGCGCCCTGCAGTCCTCCATCCGTGACTTCTGCGAACGGCGGGTGAAGCCGTACGCCCGTGAGTGGGACAAGGACGAGAAGTTCCCCATGGAGGTCGTCCGGGAGCTGGGGCAGCTCGGCGTCATGGGCATGCTGGTCGCCGAGGAGTACGGCGGGGCGGCCATGGACTCGCTCGCCGTGGCGGTGGCGGTGGAGGAGATCGCCCGCTACGACGGCTCGCTGGCGCTGACGGTGGCCAGCCACAACGGCCTGGGCACCAGCCACCTGCGCGTGTTCGGCACGGACGCGCAGCGCCAGAAGTACCTGCCCAAGCTGGCCACGGGTGAGTACCTGGGCGCGTGGGGCCTGACGGAGCCCGGCTCCGGCTCGGACGCGTCCAGCATGAAGACCACGGCCGTGCGCAAGGGCGACGGCTGGGTGCTCAACGGCGCCAAGATGTTCATCACCCAGGGCACGGTGGGTGACGTGTTCGTGGTGCTGGCTGTGACGTCGCCGCAGAAGCGGCAGAAGGGCATCACCGCCTTCCTGCTGGAGAAGGGCCTGCCGGGCTTCAGCCAGCGCCCCATCCACGGGAAGCTGGGCATGCGCTCGTCGGACACGGCCGAGCTCATCCTGGAGAACGTGGAGGTGCCGGACTCGGCGCGCGTGGGTGAGCTGGACCACGGCTTCATCGACACGATGAAGATCCTCGACCGCGGCCGCATCACCATTGGCGCGCTGGCGGTGGGCCTGGGCCGGGGCGCCCTGGAGGAGTCCATTGGCTACTCGCGCGAGCGCACCGCGTTCGGCCAGCCCATCAGCGAGTTCCAGGGCCTGCGCTGGATGATGGCGGACATGAAGACGGAGCTGGACGCGGCCCGGCTGCTGGTCCACCGCGCGGCGAAGCTGGCGGACGAGGGCAGGCCGTACTCGCAGGAGGCCTCCATGGGGAAGCTCTTCGCCTCGGAGGCGGCCATGCGGGCCTGCAACAAGGCCGTGCAGATCCACGGTGGGTATGGATACACCCGCGAGTTCCCCGTCGAGCGCTACCTGCGCGACGCCAAGTTGTGTGAGATCGGCGAGGGAACCAGCGAGATCCAGCGTACAATCATCGCCCGAGAAATCTTCAAAGGGGCTTGATGGACACCGCGCGGCTGGAAGGCCTCGGGCTGCAGTTGCGGGAGGACGCGGCCGGCACCGAGGCGGTGCTGGACCTGGAGTCGTCCCCGCTGGTCAATCCCGTCACCCGGGCGTTCATCCCGGAGGTGACCTTCCAGGTGATGGGGGACCGGCTCATCCCCATCGCGCCGCCGGCCGTCGTGGGCCTGGCCCCCATCCTGGTGGGCGCGCTCAGCGACGTGTCGGACATCGAGGCGCTGCTCGCGGACGCGTTCAACGAGCACATCTTCCACGTCCAGCGCCGCTCGGCGGAGCTCCAGGTGCTGGGGCTGACGCCGCGCGTGGAGCCGGAGACGCTGGAGCTGTCCACCGAGGTCGTGGACGGGGACCTGGCCGTCACGCTGGTGTCGGACCGGCTGGGCAACTTCCGCGTGGCCCGCGTGGCCCGGGGGAAGGAAGAGCTGGGCACCGGCAGCGGCCACACGCTGGAGCTGTCGGAGTTCCGTGAGCGGGCCGCGCTGAGCGGCTACCTGGTGGCGCTCTTCGGTGAGCCGGCGGCCCGTCCGCAGCCCGCGCCGGTGGGCGCCGGGCTGGTGCGCTTCTCGGACATCGTGGAGAAGTTCGGCGCGGAGGCGCTGGTGCCTCCCCGCAGCAGCCTGGAGCTGCTGGCGCAGTTGCAGGTGGAGGGCCGTCCGTACCGCTTCGCCGCCGCGCGGGTGGCGGGCCGCACCTTCCGGGGGCTGCTCGCGGGGCCCCAGGGCAAGGAGTGGGCGGGGCGGTTCGAGCTGGATGAGTTCCCAGGCATCGTGCGGATGGTGGCGGACCTGCTCAAGGTCCCTCCCGCGGCCGTGAGGCTGGTGGGCCCGGACGCGCCTCAGGAGTGATGCGTTTGAGTGGTGCGGACAAGATGAGCCCGTCCGAGCGGGTGCAGTTGCTGGAGTCGCGGCTGGGGTTGAGCTTCTCCCGGATGGAGACGGCGCTGGAGGCCCTGACGCACAAGACCTACGTCAACGAGACGCGGGACAAGGAGCTGAAGGACAACCAGCGCCTGGAGTTCCTGGGCGACTCGGTGGTGAACCTGGCCGTCAGCCACCGGCTGATGGCGCGCTGCCCGGGCCTTCCCGAGGGCGACCTGACGAAGATGCGCGCCCGCGTCGTGAACGAGGACGGCCTGGCCCGCGTGGCCCGGACCATCCCGTTGGGGGACCTGCTGCTGCTGGGCCGGGGCGAGCTCATGTCCGGCGGCCGGGAGAAGAACTCCGTCCTGGCGGACGCGCTGGAGGCCGTCTTCGGCGCGGTGTTCCTCACCAGCGGCCTGGACGCCGCGGTGACGCTGGTGGACCGGTACTTCGCGGACCTGCTGGACGAGGTTTCCACCGGCCAGGGGCGGCTGGACTACAAGACGCTGCTCCAGGAGCTGGCCCACGAGCGGCTCAAGCTCCAGCCGCGCTACCGCGTGGTGTCGGAGTCCGGTCCGGAACACTCCAAGGTGTTCGAGGTGGAGCTGGTGCTGGGGGAGACGGCCTTCGCCCGGGCCTCCGGCCGGAGCAAGAAGGAGGCGGAGCAGTCCGCCGCGCAGGCGACGCTGGAGAAGCTGCGCCAGGACGCCACCTGTCCCACCTCCCCCCCGCCCGGAACGCCACGACACGACACCCCGGCGTGAAACCCCTTGGATGGGGGAGGGGGCGGCGCGTAAGGTGCCGCGCCGACATGCCCCCCGCCTCCCTCCGAAAGACGCTCGCGCTGGTGACCTGCCTGCTGGCGGGCTCGGTCCTCGCCGCGGAGTCCGGCAAGTGGACCCGGAGGGCCGCGGCCGGCAAGGCAGCGGCGCCCCAGAAGGACGCGGGCGCGAAGACGGTTTCACCAAGGCCGTGACATCGACTGGGTCCGTCCTCCGGGCGGGCCCCCATACGGGAGGGCAGCATGGGAATGATGGACGAGGCCCGCGCGGGCAATGACCTGTACGCCACCTTCGACACCACGCAGGGGCAGATCGTGGTGAAGCTGTTCGCGAAGGACGCGCCGAAGACGGTGAGCAGCTTCGTGGGGCTGGCGACGGGCGAGCTGCCCTTCCAGGACCCGAAGACGGGTGAGAAGACCCAGCGGCCCTACTACGACGGCATCGTCTTCCACCGCGTGATTCCGGGCTTCATGATTCAGGGCGGTGACCCCACGGGCACCGGCCGCGGCGGCCCGGGCTTCAACGTGGACGACGAGTTCCAGAGTGGCCGCGGCTTCGACAAGGTGGGCCTGCTGGCCATGGCGAACGTCGGCCGCGCCAACACCAACGG
Proteins encoded in this window:
- the rnc gene encoding ribonuclease III — protein: MMRLSGADKMSPSERVQLLESRLGLSFSRMETALEALTHKTYVNETRDKELKDNQRLEFLGDSVVNLAVSHRLMARCPGLPEGDLTKMRARVVNEDGLARVARTIPLGDLLLLGRGELMSGGREKNSVLADALEAVFGAVFLTSGLDAAVTLVDRYFADLLDEVSTGQGRLDYKTLLQELAHERLKLQPRYRVVSESGPEHSKVFEVELVLGETAFARASGRSKKEAEQSAAQATLEKLRQDATCPTSPPPGTPRHDTPA
- a CDS encoding acyl-CoA carboxylase subunit beta; translation: MSQDSKLLEKLAQVEKGGAQKYHAKNAEAGKLFARERIRLLVDEGSFVEDAKLANNLDPDLPSDGVVIGVGKVAGRTVAIMANDSTVKAGSWGARTVEKILRIQETARDLRCPLFYLVDSAGARITDQVEMFPGRRGAGRIFYNEVHMSGFVPQVCLLFGPSAAGGAYIPAFCDLVIMVEGNASMYLGSPRMAEMVIGEKVTLEEMGGAKMHCSISGVGDVLVKTEQEAIEAAKKYIGYFPENFSQAPPRAEPKAPKPGGKKVADIVPVDQNKPFNMHELINELIDEGSWFEVKKLFAQELVTGLARIDGRPVGIVANQPKYKGGVLFVDSADKAARFIWLCDAFNIPLLYLADVPGFMIGTKVERAGIIRAGAKMISAVSEASVPRVCVVVRKAYGAGLYAMSGPGFAPDATIALPGAMIAVMGPEAAVNAVYYNKIQELPEAERPAYVQKLRDEYKQDVDIYKLASELVIDDIVPGDRLRQDLIQRYDVYARRHQPRAEKKHGVYPV
- a CDS encoding peptidylprolyl isomerase, whose amino-acid sequence is MGMMDEARAGNDLYATFDTTQGQIVVKLFAKDAPKTVSSFVGLATGELPFQDPKTGEKTQRPYYDGIVFHRVIPGFMIQGGDPTGTGRGGPGFNVDDEFQSGRGFDKVGLLAMANVGRANTNGSQFFITTSKPTYLNNKHTIFGEVLSGYDVVEKIAGVPRDGEDRPRTQVVINKLTITTTQP
- a CDS encoding acyl-CoA dehydrogenase family protein — its product is MDFDLPESHRALQSSIRDFCERRVKPYAREWDKDEKFPMEVVRELGQLGVMGMLVAEEYGGAAMDSLAVAVAVEEIARYDGSLALTVASHNGLGTSHLRVFGTDAQRQKYLPKLATGEYLGAWGLTEPGSGSDASSMKTTAVRKGDGWVLNGAKMFITQGTVGDVFVVLAVTSPQKRQKGITAFLLEKGLPGFSQRPIHGKLGMRSSDTAELILENVEVPDSARVGELDHGFIDTMKILDRGRITIGALAVGLGRGALEESIGYSRERTAFGQPISEFQGLRWMMADMKTELDAARLLVHRAAKLADEGRPYSQEASMGKLFASEAAMRACNKAVQIHGGYGYTREFPVERYLRDAKLCEIGEGTSEIQRTIIAREIFKGA